The genome window GCGGACCAGACCGGTGAAATAGGGGGTGACGTGACGGACGCCAAGGACCCAGCGGCTGAACAAGATCATGGAAAGACGGTTTTTGCGAAACCACTTCTCAGACTTCTCAATATACCGGCGTTTCAGCCCCAAGCGGGGACCCCATTCATAGAGGAGACGGTGTCCGTAACGACTGCCGATGACATGGGCGGCCATGGAACCGAACAGGCTGCCGGCGATGCAGATGGGCAGTGTGATATACAGGTTCAGGTGACCCTGAGAGATGAGGAAGCCAGCGAAGGCTTGCGACAGTTCACCGGGGAAGGGGAAGCCGATAAATTCGAGAAAAAGTCCGATAAATAAGCCGAGATCGCCGTATGTCGTGACAACCCATTGGGCCGTCTCTTTCAATGCGCCCATTGCTTTGCCCCCTGAGGAACCTCTTATGCCAGCTATATTGTAACAAAGAGGGGGAAAGACCACAATCGCAGGCAAGGAGACCGTCAACGGAAATTTCATCGGAACCCCTTGAAAGGATTTTGGCTCCTGTATAGAATATAAGGAAACAACCATCGAGAACGATTCATCAAGGAACGTTCAGCCAATGAAAAAGTGATGGTAAATCCGATGCGGAGAAAGAGTACCGCGATCCCCCGCAGTCACCAGAGAGCCGTTCTTGGCTGAAAGACGGCACTGCGGCCTCAGGCGGGAAAATCCTCTCCAAGGAGCAGGCTGAAAAGGGTTTGACCTGATTAAGCCGGGCCGGTTGGTCGCCGTTATGGGACCGGGGGCAAGCCTGTCTTGCCTCACTGAGGGCTGTTCCGTTTTCCGGGACGGCCGAACAAGGGTGGTACCGCGAAAGACCCCTCGCCTCTTGCTTTGATCAAGCGGCGGGGGTTTTCTATTTATCAACAAGGAATAACTGAAAGATGAGGTGTCAGGGATGAAGATGACCGGAGCGCAAGCCATCGTCACCAGTCTTGAGAAGGAAGGGGTGGAACTGATTTTCGGGTATCCGGGCGGGCAGGTGCTTCCGCTCTATGATGCCCTCTATGACTGCAAACTCCGGCATGTTCTGACCCGGCACGAACAGGGCGCCGCCCATGCCGCTGACGGGTATGCCCGGGCTACGGGGAAGGTGGGCGTCTGTTTCGCCACTTCGGGGCCGGGGGCGACGAACCTGATCACCGGCATCGCCACCGCCTATATGGATTCTGTGCCTATGGTCTGCATCACTGGCCAGGTTCCCCTTTCCGTCATCGGCAAGGACTCCTTTCAGGAGGCGGACATCACCGGGATCACGGCCCCGATCACCAAGCACAACTACCTGGTCAAGAACGCCAAAGACCTGCCCCGGGTGATCAAGGAGGCCTTCTACATCGCCCGGACGGGCCGTCCGGGACCGGTCGTCATCGATGTGCCCAAGTGCCTGATGACGACGACGATCGATTTTGAGTACCCCGAGACGGTCCAACTGCGCGGCTACAAACCGCAGGCGGAAGGCAAGCCCGCAGAGGTGGAGGCGGTTGCGCAGGCGCTGGCCGAGGCGAAAAAGCCCCTCTTTTTCGTCGGCGGCGGTGTCATCAACGCCGAAGCGGCGCCGCTGTTGCGGCGGGTCGTGGAGACACACCGGATCCCCGTGATCGGTTCCCTGATGGGACTGGGGGCTATCCCCGTTACCGACCCCTTGTTCCTGGGCATGGTGGGGATGCACGGCACCGTGGCGGCCAACCGGGCTGTCATGGAATGCGACCTCCTCGTCGGCATCGGCGTTCGCTTCGATGACCGGGTGACGGGCCTGCTGGCGCGGTTCGCCGCCAATGCGCGCATCGCCCACTTTGACATCGACCGGGCGGAAGTGAACAAAAACGTTGTCGCTGATCTGGCCGTCGTGGGGGACCTGCGCTGGAGCCTGGCCGCGCTGGAAAGCGCCATGGCCGATCTGGGCGGCGAAGGCGGAAGACGATGGGAGGACTGGCGCCTTCAGGTGACCCGCTGGAGCGAAGAAGCGCCCCTGAGCTACCAGAAGAGCGACGACGTGATCAAACCGCAGTCGGTGATCGAGGAAATCGACCGCCAGACGAAGAGTGAGGCCGTCATCGTCACCGACGTAGGCCAGCACCAGATGTGGGCGGCCCAGTACTGCCGCTTCCAGCGGCCGCGCTCCTTTATCACCTCCGGTGGACTGGGCACGATGGGCTACGGCCTGCCGGCGGCCATCGGCGCTCAGATGGGGCAACCGAATGAACCGGTGGTGCTGATCAGCGGCGACGGTTCCTTCCTGATGAACTGTCAGGAACTGGCCACTGCTGTAGAGCACCAGTTGCCGCTCAAGGTGGCCATTCTCAACAACAACGTCCTCGGCATGGTGCGCCAGTGGCAGAAGCTGTTCTTCAACCAGCGCTACTCTTACACCCGTTTTGCCAACGGCGGCACCGATTATGTGCGACTGGCTGAGGCCTTCGGCGCCACGGGGCTGCGGGCCGAGACGCCGGAAGAATTGCCGGAAGTCATCGCCAAAGCGCTGGCGACGGAAGGTCCGGTCGTTATGGATATCCGCGTCTGCGCCGATGAGAACGTGCTGCCCATGGTCCCGGCCGGCGCGCCCTTGGACCAGATGATCAACGGGGAGGTAAAGTGATATGCGCCATACGATCGCTGTGCTGGTCGAAAACCGCCCCGGCGTGCTGGTGCACATCGCCGGCCTCATCGCCCGGCGGGCCTTCAATATTGAGAGCATCACCGCCGGCTATACGGAAGAAGCCGACGTCACCCGCATCACCATCGTGGTGGAAGGCGACAACCGCAACCTGGAGCAGGTGGTCAACCAGCTCTCCAAACTGGTCGACGTGATCAAAATCGTGGAGCTGACGGCGGAACCCTTGATCGAGCGGGAACTGGCGCTGATCAAGGTGAAGGCCCGACCGGAGACCCGTTCTGACATCGTTGACATCGTCGAGATCTTCCGCGCCAAGATCGTCGATGTGAACCGAGAGACGATGGTCATCGAACTGACCGGCGAAGAGACGAAGATCGACGCCCTTTGCGAGGTCCTGGCTGACCACGGCATCGTCGAGATGGTCCGCACCGGCAAAGTGGCCCTGTCACGCAAGCCTGGCGCCGCCAAGGATTCTGAATAGGCATTTGGGCGATATTCTAGGGGGAACATTTTTTGGACATTCGCCAGCAACGCAAACTTGATCACATCCGGCAAGCCCTCGCCCTGGACGACGGTCCCCTCTCGAACGGATTTAACGACGTGCGGCTCCTCCATGACGCCCTTCCGACGGTTGATTTTCGCGCCGTCGATCTGTCCGTACCGTGGATGGGCAAAAGGCTGACCATGCCGTTGCTGATCAACGCCATCACGGGAGGAACATCGCTGGTGACGGAGATCAACCGCCGCCTGGCGCGACTGGCCGCCCGCAACGGCGTGGCCGTCGCCGTCGGTTCCCAGGCGGCGGCGTTGCGCGATCCCCGGCTGCGCGATTCCTACCGGGTGATGCGCGACGAAAACCCTGACGGCGTCGTCTTCGCCAATGTCAACCCGAACACGCCGGCCGAAAAAGCGCTGGAAGCGGTCAACATGCTGGAAGCCGACGGGCTGCAGGTGCACTTGAACCCGGCGCAGGAACTGGCCATGGCGGAAGGGGACCGAGATTTCCGCCACTGGTCCGGGAACATCGCCGAACTGGTCCGCCATTGCCCCGTGCCGCTCATCGTCAAAGAGGTCGGCGCCGGCATCTCGATGGAGACGGCGAAGCGTCTCCTCGACCTTGGCGTCCGCTGCATTGATGTGGGCGGCGCCGGGGGCACCAACTTCGTGGCTATCGAACTCCGCCGCCAAGGGCAAAGCATCCCTGCCTTTGAGTCCTGGGGCATCCCGACAGCGGCCAGCCTAGCGGAAACGGTCTGGACTGTTGAAAGCAGGCAGCCGTCCGGCGACAAGGCGACAGTCATCGCCAGCGGCGGTATCCGCGACGGCTGGGAGGCCGCTAAGGCGCTGTCCATGGGCGCCTCGCTGGTCGGCATCGCCGGCGCGCCGCTCAAAGGTCTGCTCGGCGGCAGTCCGGGCGCTTTCAGTCCGTCAGGGAACGCCGAGGGCGACAAGGCGGCCCAAGGCTGGATCGACAGCTTCCGTCACGCCCTCCAAGTCAACCTGGCATTGACCGGCTCTTCCCGCGTCGCCGATTTGCGCAACCGTCCCTGTCTCTTGACCGGCGCGCTCCGCGACTGGCTCGACCTGCGGGGCGTTCCGGCGGCATTCTGGGCGCGACGGTCCGGCGAAGAGTGAGGCACAGCAGACAAAAGATGCGAAATCCTGTTGGAAACAAGAGCTTCGGCGAATCGCCGGGGCTTCTTTTTTTTGCGGGGCATGAAAGTTTTTTACGAAAGCGCACAATGGATTACAATGTTTTTTAAAAATATGTAAATTACAAATATTCGTTATTTACCGAATTTTCCACTGACCTTATTATGGAGTTAGTTGAGACGTGCAGACAGAGGAGGAAATAATGGAATGCGCTTGGGGTTGCGGCAACAGATTACGGGAGCGCTCATTCTCGCCATGTTGCTTCCCTTGTTTACCGGCGCGCTGTGGCTGGTCTTCAAAGCCACGGCGGCCTTGCAGACACAGGAAGACGATTACCTGGCCATCTCGGAAAAGCAGGTTGAAAACCAGGTGAAAAACCTGGGCGTCGAGTTGTAGAACTCCTTGGAACTGATGGCCGAAAACCCTGAGTTGGGGGCTGCTTTTGCGAGCGGAGACCGGGAACGGATAGGGCTTTACTTGGCCCGCCTCTTTGCTTATACGAAAGAACGGATGAAATTCGACGTCCTGGAAGCGGGCGACCTCGCGGGCAAGGTGGTCTACCGGGCTCACAATCCGACAAAATTCGGCGATGATAAGAGTAAAGACGCCCTGATCGGCAAGGCAATCACCGGCGAAAAAATCAATGGCATCGATCGAGGCAACTCCGGTCTGGGCATCCGCAGCGTCGTGCCGGTTCGATATGAAGGGCAACTCGTCGGCACCCTGCAAGCGGGGGTGCTGATGAAAGATGAACTGGTTCTGCTCAAGGCGCTGACGGGCCTTGACTTCTCTCTCATCGAAGAGGGGAAATCGGCAGCCTCCACATCGGCCTTCGATCCGATGGGCGTAATTTCCGATCTTGATGTACAGGCGAAGGAAGCCAGGAGCCTCCTGCGGGGCGATCGTGCATATATGGTGAAGCCGATCATGGACAACAACGGCAGGCTGCTTGCCCACCTGCTGCTCGAACAGGACAGGAGCGCTGCGGTGCAGGCCCGCAATTCCATGGTGGGGGCGTCCGGAGGCGTCGCATTCGGCTTCCTGGTCCTGGCGCTGATTGTCGGCGTGCTGTACTCACGGAGAATCACAGGACCGATCCTGCGCCTGGAAAGCGCCATGGCCCAGTTGGCCGAGGGCGATCTGCGGGTAGCCCTGTCAAGTGATCGCCAGGATGAACTGGGGGACTTGACCCGTTCTCTCAACACCATGCAAAGGGGGCTTCGATCGCTTGTCGAACAGGTACAGTCTTCGGCAGATGGCATCAACGGGTTGGCGAAGGATTTGGACCGCGCCGGTCATGACATCAGCCGCTCGGCTGAGGAGATCGCCCGGGCAGTCCAGCATGTGGCGGCGGCGGCGGCGAGCCAGGCCGGCGACCTGCAGCGGCAGGTAGAGACGGTTCAGGGGGCCGGGATGGATGTCGCCGCGACGAAAGATGCCTCCGATGCGATGAATCAAGCCGCCCAGGAAAGCCTGGCGTTGGTCCGCCAGGGGCGGCAGGCGGTGGCTGACTTGACGGCAGTCAACCGGATGAATCATGAAGCCGCCAGCGCCATCGGCGCGACGGTGAAGGAACTGCTGGCCGGATCTCAGGTGATTCACACTTTTGTCGATACTATTGCGGCTGTTGCCGGAGAAACAAACCTGCTGGCGCTCAACGCTGCCATCGAGGCGGCCCATGCAGGGGAAGCAGGTCGCGGCTTTGCCGTCGTCTCTGGGGAAGTGAGGAAGCTGGCGGAACGCTCGTCAGAGGAGGCGGAAAAAGTAGCGAAGGCTGTCGAGGCGCTCGGTGTGCAGATCGCTCAAGTGGCGAGAAGCGCCGAGGCGCTCAGGGAGATCACAGAGAAAGAACGCCATACGGTGGAACAGGTGGCAGCGTTAATCGCAGGCGTCGGCGTGAAAGCGGAAGGTCTGGTGACGCAGGTGAATCAGATCGTTTTGCAGATGAATCACTTGGAACAAGGCAATCGAAACATCCTCGAATCGGTGGAAAAGCTGCAGTGTTTTTCCGAAGAAGCAGCCGCCGGAACGGAGGAGGTGGCCGCCGCCAGCCAGGAACAGCAGGAGGGGACCGATCAAGTGACCGATACGATCGGCAACCTCTTTCAGATGAGTGAAGCGTTGCGCCTCGTCAGCAAACGCTTTCAGTTGTGAATCGTTACCGCGCCTCCCCGGGCAACCTAGGGGAGGAGGTGAGCGTTTTGCCGCGTTACCCGATCGGCGCCATGTTGATTTTGTTGTCCATGATTCTTCTTTTCTTCGGAATGGGTGATGGGATCGTTCGGAGGCTTCGTTTCTCGGGAAAAACCCTCCTGTTGGCGCTTCTGCTCTGGTGGCTGGCTCTCTTTGTGGACCTTCCCCTCGGCTGGGATCTTCCTTGGGAGGGGATCAACGTCGGTGGGATCGCCATTCCCCTCATCTTCGGCTTCGCCTTGATCGGAAAGACGACCTTGCAGGCGCGCCGGCTCTGGCTCGCCATCGCCACCGTCGCCCTGTCGGGATTGATCGGGATGCAGGTGCTGGGGGTTGAATCGGACCACTTTCTTTGGGACGGGCACTGGTTGTTCACCCTGCTGGGGGCAGTAGGGGCCGCGACGGTCGCTGTGGAGGTCCGAGGCGCTCTTGCAGCGGTGCTGCTCGGTTCGGTGTTGGCAGAAACGGTCGGACCGTTTATCAATGAACACTGGGGGATGACGCCCATCGAAAAGGCCGGCATCCTCGGGAGCGGCATCGTCTACGACCGGATCGTCCTGTCGGCTTTTTTCATCTTCTTGCTTACGTCCCTGTCGGAACGGGTAGGAGAGTG of Heliomicrobium undosum contains these proteins:
- a CDS encoding DedA family protein; the protein is MGALKETAQWVVTTYGDLGLFIGLFLEFIGFPFPGELSQAFAGFLISQGHLNLYITLPICIAGSLFGSMAAHVIGSRYGHRLLYEWGPRLGLKRRYIEKSEKWFRKNRLSMILFSRWVLGVRHVTPYFTGLVRMPFWEAFFWNLIGSILWCVPLIFIGILVGEAYEAFMHEFHRYVSLLVWGAVIFGGFFYLYYRTATRPKLREKEANAEENPKP
- the ilvB gene encoding biosynthetic-type acetolactate synthase large subunit, which translates into the protein MKMTGAQAIVTSLEKEGVELIFGYPGGQVLPLYDALYDCKLRHVLTRHEQGAAHAADGYARATGKVGVCFATSGPGATNLITGIATAYMDSVPMVCITGQVPLSVIGKDSFQEADITGITAPITKHNYLVKNAKDLPRVIKEAFYIARTGRPGPVVIDVPKCLMTTTIDFEYPETVQLRGYKPQAEGKPAEVEAVAQALAEAKKPLFFVGGGVINAEAAPLLRRVVETHRIPVIGSLMGLGAIPVTDPLFLGMVGMHGTVAANRAVMECDLLVGIGVRFDDRVTGLLARFAANARIAHFDIDRAEVNKNVVADLAVVGDLRWSLAALESAMADLGGEGGRRWEDWRLQVTRWSEEAPLSYQKSDDVIKPQSVIEEIDRQTKSEAVIVTDVGQHQMWAAQYCRFQRPRSFITSGGLGTMGYGLPAAIGAQMGQPNEPVVLISGDGSFLMNCQELATAVEHQLPLKVAILNNNVLGMVRQWQKLFFNQRYSYTRFANGGTDYVRLAEAFGATGLRAETPEELPEVIAKALATEGPVVMDIRVCADENVLPMVPAGAPLDQMINGEVK
- the ilvN gene encoding acetolactate synthase small subunit, with the translated sequence MRHTIAVLVENRPGVLVHIAGLIARRAFNIESITAGYTEEADVTRITIVVEGDNRNLEQVVNQLSKLVDVIKIVELTAEPLIERELALIKVKARPETRSDIVDIVEIFRAKIVDVNRETMVIELTGEETKIDALCEVLADHGIVEMVRTGKVALSRKPGAAKDSE
- the fni gene encoding type 2 isopentenyl-diphosphate Delta-isomerase — its product is MDIRQQRKLDHIRQALALDDGPLSNGFNDVRLLHDALPTVDFRAVDLSVPWMGKRLTMPLLINAITGGTSLVTEINRRLARLAARNGVAVAVGSQAAALRDPRLRDSYRVMRDENPDGVVFANVNPNTPAEKALEAVNMLEADGLQVHLNPAQELAMAEGDRDFRHWSGNIAELVRHCPVPLIVKEVGAGISMETAKRLLDLGVRCIDVGGAGGTNFVAIELRRQGQSIPAFESWGIPTAASLAETVWTVESRQPSGDKATVIASGGIRDGWEAAKALSMGASLVGIAGAPLKGLLGGSPGAFSPSGNAEGDKAAQGWIDSFRHALQVNLALTGSSRVADLRNRPCLLTGALRDWLDLRGVPAAFWARRSGEE
- a CDS encoding methyl-accepting chemotaxis protein, coding for MAENPELGAAFASGDRERIGLYLARLFAYTKERMKFDVLEAGDLAGKVVYRAHNPTKFGDDKSKDALIGKAITGEKINGIDRGNSGLGIRSVVPVRYEGQLVGTLQAGVLMKDELVLLKALTGLDFSLIEEGKSAASTSAFDPMGVISDLDVQAKEARSLLRGDRAYMVKPIMDNNGRLLAHLLLEQDRSAAVQARNSMVGASGGVAFGFLVLALIVGVLYSRRITGPILRLESAMAQLAEGDLRVALSSDRQDELGDLTRSLNTMQRGLRSLVEQVQSSADGINGLAKDLDRAGHDISRSAEEIARAVQHVAAAAASQAGDLQRQVETVQGAGMDVAATKDASDAMNQAAQESLALVRQGRQAVADLTAVNRMNHEAASAIGATVKELLAGSQVIHTFVDTIAAVAGETNLLALNAAIEAAHAGEAGRGFAVVSGEVRKLAERSSEEAEKVAKAVEALGVQIAQVARSAEALREITEKERHTVEQVAALIAGVGVKAEGLVTQVNQIVLQMNHLEQGNRNILESVEKLQCFSEEAAAGTEEVAAASQEQQEGTDQVTDTIGNLFQMSEALRLVSKRFQL